In Nitrososphaerota archaeon, a genomic segment contains:
- a CDS encoding phosphoglycolate phosphatase gives MEVKAFAIDLDGTMTDTAGRLNLDAAHAAKWLYNAGCEIIFVSGKSSQEVFALASFLGTSKVGVGENGGVVQIGPSELVLLGDKTHPLAAYSYLAERVKNVKLKSVYPRFTEVVMERTFDFTKGVDVIEESKYPVYLSDSLYGYHITLRGIDKARGLREALKFLKVKPENCVAIGDSQTDVPLFRMCGYSITVGNAADDVKAEAKFSAFAENGEGTVEALEYVAERFLKVKLGEIPRK, from the coding sequence TTGGAAGTCAAAGCGTTCGCGATAGACCTTGATGGCACGATGACTGATACTGCAGGTAGATTGAACCTTGATGCAGCACATGCTGCAAAATGGCTGTACAACGCGGGCTGTGAGATAATATTCGTAAGCGGGAAGAGCAGTCAGGAAGTCTTTGCTCTAGCGTCATTTCTTGGGACTAGCAAGGTTGGAGTCGGGGAAAATGGGGGAGTCGTTCAAATTGGCCCAAGCGAACTGGTTTTGCTTGGCGACAAGACCCATCCTCTTGCTGCCTACAGCTATCTTGCAGAGAGGGTGAAGAATGTCAAGCTGAAATCGGTATATCCACGCTTTACAGAGGTCGTCATGGAGAGAACTTTCGACTTTACCAAGGGTGTGGACGTTATTGAGGAAAGCAAGTACCCAGTCTACCTTTCAGACAGCCTCTACGGCTATCACATCACCTTGAGAGGCATAGACAAGGCAAGAGGTTTAAGAGAAGCCCTAAAATTTTTGAAAGTAAAACCTGAAAACTGCGTTGCAATAGGCGATAGTCAGACGGATGTTCCTTTGTTCAGGATGTGTGGCTACAGCATCACAGTTGGTAATGCAGCTGATGACGTGAAGGCCGAAGCAAAATTCTCTGCATTTGCAGAAAATGGAGAGGGAACGGTTGAAGCATTAGAATATGTTGCAGAGCGCTTCCTTAAGGTCAAGCTTGGAGAAATTCCCCGTAAATGA
- a CDS encoding arginine--tRNA ligase → MSFRVYRDRVKAKVIAALDEIGAPRVEFEPQEPPRPEFGDIYVNVAFSLAKALKKSPYEIAKMLAEKIGSVDSLSCEPYQPGYINFRINYPELAFTTLARETAFPNLGRGEKVLVEHTSVNPNKALHIGHARNVFLGDSIARILRSTGYKVSVLNYVDDSGLQVADIIVGLLHLGFDVEPQKQEKYDHYAGDTIYVQVNELYEKNPKLQEKRGEVLKEIEERNSKTAKFAAEITERILKEQLKTCWRVGAYYDCLVFESHILATKMWDSFFKMLKGKNIAKYAESGELAGCWIAITKEGEEDTEKVLVRSNGTATYIAKDIPFAAWKLGLTDDRFGYKIFLKQPNGQKLYATTLVGNEKHPEFWDAKKAITVIDVRQKRLQDIISAILAELAGSKIVSGYIHLGYEVVTLSKNTVAELGIEAEKKFLQMSGRKGIYINLDNALDALRKKALAETKNRNEDQSKEWLEDVAEKIAIAAIRYELLKQDLDKIIVFDLQESLNLIGETGPYLQYSYARASRILEKASFEAEITEKSAAMLDKEWEIALVKTLAKFDMKVEEASVNVAPKVLARYAFQISSLFNSFYEKSPVISEANEEVKKARLALVSMFRNTLGRTAELLGIETPSRI, encoded by the coding sequence ATGAGTTTCAGAGTTTATAGAGATAGAGTCAAGGCAAAAGTCATAGCCGCTCTAGATGAAATTGGAGCCCCAAGAGTAGAGTTTGAGCCGCAGGAGCCTCCAAGGCCAGAATTCGGAGATATCTATGTAAACGTGGCATTTTCACTTGCAAAAGCTCTGAAAAAGAGTCCATACGAAATTGCAAAGATGCTTGCCGAAAAGATAGGAAGTGTTGATAGTTTGTCCTGTGAGCCTTACCAACCGGGATACATTAATTTCAGAATCAACTATCCAGAGTTGGCATTCACAACTCTTGCCAGAGAAACAGCATTTCCAAACCTTGGCAGAGGGGAGAAGGTACTAGTTGAGCATACCAGCGTCAACCCTAATAAAGCACTGCATATCGGTCACGCAAGAAATGTTTTCCTTGGAGATTCAATTGCACGAATCCTCAGGTCTACTGGCTACAAGGTCTCAGTACTGAACTACGTTGATGACTCCGGGTTGCAAGTTGCTGACATTATCGTCGGCCTCCTTCACCTTGGTTTTGATGTTGAACCACAGAAGCAGGAAAAGTACGACCACTATGCTGGCGATACCATATATGTGCAGGTCAACGAACTCTATGAAAAAAATCCCAAGCTGCAGGAGAAGAGAGGAGAAGTTCTAAAAGAAATAGAGGAAAGGAATTCAAAGACTGCTAAATTTGCTGCTGAAATCACAGAAAGAATTCTCAAAGAACAGCTAAAAACTTGCTGGAGGGTCGGCGCTTACTACGATTGCTTAGTCTTCGAGTCACACATACTTGCCACGAAGATGTGGGATAGTTTTTTCAAGATGCTGAAGGGGAAGAACATTGCAAAGTATGCGGAGTCTGGGGAACTTGCCGGTTGCTGGATAGCCATAACGAAAGAGGGGGAAGAGGATACTGAAAAGGTTCTTGTCAGGAGCAATGGCACAGCGACTTACATTGCAAAGGATATCCCGTTTGCAGCGTGGAAACTTGGCTTGACAGATGATAGATTTGGCTATAAGATTTTTCTAAAACAGCCCAATGGGCAGAAATTATATGCTACAACGCTCGTTGGTAACGAAAAACACCCAGAGTTCTGGGATGCAAAGAAGGCGATTACGGTAATAGATGTCAGACAAAAGAGACTGCAAGATATAATCTCTGCAATACTCGCAGAACTTGCAGGCAGCAAAATAGTTTCGGGCTACATTCATCTTGGCTATGAAGTTGTAACGCTTAGCAAAAACACAGTAGCGGAGCTCGGAATTGAGGCTGAAAAGAAGTTCCTGCAAATGTCTGGCAGGAAAGGAATATACATCAACCTCGACAATGCTCTTGACGCACTGCGCAAAAAAGCCCTTGCAGAAACCAAAAACAGAAACGAAGATCAAAGCAAGGAATGGTTAGAGGATGTTGCTGAAAAGATTGCCATAGCAGCTATAAGGTACGAACTGCTAAAACAGGATTTGGACAAAATAATTGTTTTTGACCTGCAGGAATCATTGAACCTTATTGGCGAAACTGGACCATACTTGCAGTACTCCTACGCGAGGGCTTCAAGGATACTCGAAAAAGCGAGTTTCGAAGCAGAGATTACAGAAAAATCTGCAGCGATGCTTGACAAGGAGTGGGAGATTGCATTAGTCAAAACACTAGCAAAGTTTGATATGAAGGTCGAGGAGGCATCGGTAAACGTTGCACCGAAAGTTCTTGCAAGGTATGCATTCCAAATTTCGTCATTGTTCAATTCCTTCTACGAAAAAAGTCCTGTCATTTCGGAAGCTAACGAAGAAGTAAAGAAGGCAAGGCTTGCACTCGTTAGCATGTTCAGAAACACGTTAGGAAGGACTGCAGAATTGTTAGGAATAGAGACACCATCACGCATCTAG
- a CDS encoding Lrp/AsnC family transcriptional regulator yields the protein MAKIDELDLKILTELVKDASISVPKLSKKIAVNQSVAYSRIKRLSKRNLVQRFTVLVNEKLLGYTVDAVIGCNIDSRLRESIVKEIFELDQVRDISEVTGRFDLLVNVKARSLDDLHDVISAKMGKINGVQHTETFIEMKRTRKDPEYKELNSSGTSE from the coding sequence ATGGCAAAGATTGATGAGCTAGACCTAAAAATCCTGACCGAATTAGTAAAAGACGCAAGTATATCCGTCCCCAAGCTCAGCAAGAAGATAGCTGTGAATCAGTCCGTAGCGTACAGCAGAATAAAGAGGCTCTCAAAAAGGAACCTTGTCCAGAGATTTACAGTCTTAGTGAACGAAAAACTCCTTGGCTATACTGTTGACGCAGTCATAGGCTGCAATATAGACTCAAGGTTGAGGGAGAGCATCGTCAAAGAGATATTCGAGCTAGATCAGGTCAGAGACATCTCCGAAGTTACTGGCAGGTTCGACCTCTTGGTAAATGTAAAGGCAAGGTCTCTGGACGATCTGCATGATGTCATTTCAGCGAAGATGGGGAAGATAAATGGAGTGCAGCACACTGAAACCTTCATAGAAATGAAAAGGACGAGGAAGGACCCAGAATATAAAGAGCTTAATAGTAGCGGGACTAGCGAATAA
- the asd gene encoding aspartate-semialdehyde dehydrogenase — protein MLKAAIVGATGVVGQQFIVALQNHPWFEIVGLAASERSAGKRYGNAVKDEKSGAMNWFCRESPEPDVLEQEVLLGDTLDASKYDIIFSSLESDSSRQLDAKYARTTPVVSTAAAFRYDDDVPIIIPGVNEEHLGLLAYQKKKRGWEGFISPQPNCTTTGMAITLKPIFDDFGIKNVIMTSMQAVSGAGRSPGVLALDITDNVIPYIPKEEEKVQIEAKKILGKLNSNLIIPADFKVSCTCTRVNVREGHTETVFAETVRKAEPEDVVKSMNRYSKKLASRGLPSAPNEMITVSDDPFRPQPRLDRDSEDGMTTTVGRIRKDAVFENGIKYVLVSHNTKMGAAKGAVLTAEILEKSELL, from the coding sequence ATGCTAAAAGCAGCCATAGTAGGAGCGACTGGAGTAGTCGGGCAGCAATTCATAGTTGCCCTTCAGAACCATCCATGGTTCGAAATAGTTGGTCTTGCAGCCTCGGAGCGTTCCGCAGGCAAGAGATACGGCAATGCAGTTAAAGATGAGAAGAGTGGCGCAATGAACTGGTTCTGCAGGGAATCGCCAGAACCCGACGTATTGGAGCAGGAAGTTTTGCTGGGAGATACGCTTGACGCTTCAAAATACGACATAATCTTTTCGTCGTTGGAGAGCGACTCTTCAAGGCAATTAGATGCCAAATATGCGAGGACGACTCCCGTAGTCAGCACCGCTGCAGCTTTCAGGTATGATGACGATGTGCCGATAATAATTCCAGGTGTCAACGAGGAGCATTTAGGACTGCTAGCGTACCAGAAGAAGAAAAGAGGATGGGAGGGTTTCATTTCACCGCAGCCAAACTGCACCACTACAGGAATGGCGATAACTCTGAAGCCCATATTCGATGATTTCGGGATAAAGAATGTCATAATGACCTCTATGCAGGCAGTTTCAGGTGCAGGGAGAAGCCCTGGAGTTCTAGCATTAGACATTACTGACAACGTGATTCCATACATCCCGAAGGAGGAAGAGAAAGTTCAGATAGAGGCGAAGAAGATTTTAGGCAAGCTCAATTCGAATTTGATAATTCCTGCAGACTTCAAGGTCAGCTGTACCTGCACAAGAGTAAACGTCAGAGAGGGTCATACGGAAACTGTCTTTGCAGAGACGGTAAGGAAGGCAGAGCCAGAAGATGTAGTAAAATCGATGAATAGATACTCGAAGAAACTGGCCAGCAGAGGCCTCCCTTCAGCGCCAAATGAGATGATAACCGTTTCCGATGACCCATTTAGACCCCAGCCAAGGCTGGACAGAGACAGTGAAGACGGGATGACTACCACGGTAGGTAGGATAAGGAAAGATGCAGTGTTCGAGAACGGTATCAAGTACGTCCTTGTATCTCATAATACAAAAATGGGAGCTGCAAAGGGTGCAGTACTGACGGCCGAGATACTTGAAAAATCAGAATTACTCTAA
- a CDS encoding cysteine--tRNA ligase, with the protein MSLKFFNTLGRKMEEFKPLSGNHVRMYTCGPTVYDYPHIGNYRTFVFEDILRKYLKFKGYKITQVMNLTDVDDKTIAGSQKARIPLKEHTAKYAKVFFEDLEQLQIERAEFYPRATEFIDDMVSFVKKLIEKGYAYTSEGSVYFDITKFKKYGNLSGLVINELKSGARVKVDDYKKEDAQDFALWKAWDDADRDVFWNTDIGKGRPGWHIECSVMSTKLLGETFDVHTGGVDLIFPHHENEIAQSEALTGKRFVRYWLHSEHLIVEGRKMSKSLGNFYTPRQLIEMGHDPIAIRYLLISAHYRAQLNFTFEGLKQARASLQRLQAFYGRLQTANGTNDSKEFQHLTESTLKRFEGAMDDDLNTPLALAAVFDYIRDANRILDAGKFSEDDKEKALEVLQKIDSVFSIMRVPDCAIDKDIEELIVKRNKARAEKNWTLADRIRTEIYQRGFILEDTPAGTRAKKVIF; encoded by the coding sequence ATGTCACTAAAGTTCTTCAATACATTGGGGAGGAAGATGGAAGAATTCAAACCTCTTAGTGGCAACCATGTCAGAATGTACACCTGCGGGCCAACAGTATATGATTATCCTCACATAGGAAATTATAGAACATTCGTCTTTGAAGATATTCTCCGGAAATACCTGAAATTCAAAGGCTACAAGATAACCCAAGTGATGAACTTAACCGACGTAGATGACAAAACTATTGCAGGCTCGCAGAAAGCAAGAATTCCTCTGAAAGAACATACGGCCAAGTATGCTAAAGTTTTCTTCGAAGACCTTGAGCAGCTCCAGATCGAAAGAGCGGAATTCTATCCCCGAGCAACGGAATTTATAGATGATATGGTTAGTTTTGTCAAAAAATTAATTGAAAAGGGCTATGCATATACAAGCGAAGGCTCAGTATATTTTGATATTACCAAATTCAAGAAATATGGAAATTTGTCTGGTCTTGTAATTAATGAACTAAAATCTGGTGCCAGAGTCAAGGTAGATGATTACAAAAAGGAGGACGCTCAGGATTTTGCATTATGGAAGGCTTGGGATGATGCAGACAGGGACGTTTTCTGGAATACCGATATCGGGAAGGGAAGGCCTGGTTGGCACATAGAATGCTCCGTCATGTCAACTAAACTACTAGGGGAAACATTCGATGTACATACAGGAGGCGTCGACCTAATATTCCCTCATCATGAGAACGAAATAGCGCAATCGGAAGCATTGACGGGCAAAAGGTTTGTTCGATACTGGTTGCACTCGGAGCATCTGATAGTTGAAGGACGAAAGATGTCAAAGTCGCTAGGAAACTTCTACACCCCAAGACAACTAATCGAAATGGGTCACGATCCGATAGCAATTCGATACCTCCTGATTTCGGCACATTATAGAGCACAGCTGAACTTCACCTTTGAAGGACTAAAGCAAGCTAGAGCTTCTTTGCAAAGGTTGCAGGCGTTTTACGGAAGGTTGCAGACAGCGAATGGGACTAATGACAGCAAAGAATTCCAACACTTGACAGAATCTACATTAAAGAGGTTTGAAGGGGCCATGGATGACGATCTCAATACTCCTCTTGCTCTAGCGGCAGTCTTCGACTATATCAGGGATGCCAATAGGATTCTGGATGCCGGAAAGTTTTCAGAAGATGACAAGGAAAAGGCTCTAGAGGTTTTGCAGAAGATAGACTCTGTGTTTTCAATTATGCGAGTTCCTGATTGTGCAATTGACAAGGATATTGAAGAGCTAATAGTGAAGAGAAACAAGGCAAGGGCAGAGAAGAACTGGACCTTAGCAGACAGAATAAGGACCGAAATTTATCAAAGGGGTTTCATCCTAGAAGACACGCCAGCAGGCACTAGAGCGAAGAAGGTTATCTTTTGA
- a CDS encoding winged helix-turn-helix transcriptional regulator: protein MPLKLDDLAKFFDALASPVRLQILEMVASTKRPLHIKAISDQLKMDYGAIYRHVSVLKKAKIVEVYEVGRSRVVSPKNQESVNRVLEAIDNIVSV from the coding sequence TTGCCCCTTAAATTGGATGATCTTGCAAAGTTCTTCGATGCCCTCGCAAGTCCTGTTCGGCTGCAGATTCTGGAGATGGTAGCAAGCACAAAAAGGCCTCTGCACATAAAGGCCATCTCTGACCAATTGAAGATGGACTATGGAGCAATATACAGGCATGTCTCGGTTCTAAAGAAGGCAAAAATTGTGGAGGTTTACGAAGTAGGCAGGTCTAGGGTCGTTTCACCCAAGAATCAAGAATCGGTGAATAGGGTTCTTGAAGCCATAGATAATATTGTATCTGTATAG
- the ychF gene encoding redox-regulated ATPase YchF, with protein MRIGLIGKTNTGKTTFYNAATLQSAEVSSYPFTTKTPNIGVTNALTLCVHKEFNVKDNPKNSKCLDGWRYIPVELIDLPGLIKGASMGKGLGNQFLSVATQSDALLHVVDASGSIDAEGKITEPGYGDPVADISDIEEELVMWYLRLIESNRDKISKEIRLGKDIGEAVSEILAGMGVKMVHVITAVERAKLAKKAFDNWSDQDTRSFAWALREESKPTLIVANKMDLPHAAENFKRLREYYSDLIVVPVSGEAELTLRRAQQKGVIKYIPGEERFQILEKASLTKKQLEALGFIRKAILGEYMRTGVQFAINTAVFKILRMNSVYPVSDPEKFADKDGNVLPDVYLLSSGSTVVDLARSVHTELAKGLLYAIDSRSGLRLPADYQLKDRDVLSIVSASRKK; from the coding sequence ATTAGAATAGGCCTTATAGGCAAAACGAACACTGGTAAAACAACTTTTTACAACGCTGCTACTCTACAATCAGCCGAAGTTTCGTCCTACCCATTCACTACAAAAACCCCGAACATAGGAGTTACCAACGCTCTGACTCTTTGTGTCCATAAAGAATTCAATGTCAAGGATAACCCAAAGAATTCAAAATGCTTGGATGGTTGGCGTTACATTCCTGTAGAGCTCATCGACCTACCTGGGCTTATAAAAGGCGCATCGATGGGGAAAGGACTAGGTAACCAGTTCCTTTCTGTTGCTACTCAGTCTGATGCCTTGCTTCATGTCGTTGATGCTTCAGGAAGCATTGATGCTGAGGGCAAGATAACCGAGCCCGGATATGGCGATCCTGTAGCAGACATAAGCGACATTGAAGAGGAGCTTGTAATGTGGTATTTGAGGCTCATAGAGTCCAACAGAGACAAGATATCAAAAGAGATAAGATTAGGGAAGGACATCGGGGAAGCAGTTTCAGAGATTCTTGCGGGGATGGGCGTCAAAATGGTGCACGTGATAACTGCGGTCGAGAGGGCAAAGTTGGCTAAGAAAGCCTTTGATAATTGGTCTGACCAAGATACTAGGAGTTTTGCATGGGCGTTAAGAGAGGAATCAAAACCAACATTGATAGTCGCCAACAAAATGGATCTGCCACATGCTGCAGAGAACTTCAAAAGATTGCGGGAATATTATTCAGATCTGATAGTAGTTCCTGTCAGCGGTGAGGCTGAACTAACTCTTAGAAGAGCTCAGCAGAAGGGCGTCATAAAATACATTCCGGGTGAAGAAAGGTTCCAAATACTGGAAAAAGCATCGTTAACGAAGAAGCAGTTAGAAGCTCTGGGTTTCATACGCAAAGCCATACTTGGAGAATATATGCGAACGGGAGTACAATTTGCCATTAATACTGCGGTCTTCAAGATTCTCAGGATGAATTCCGTCTATCCAGTCTCCGATCCCGAAAAGTTTGCAGACAAGGATGGCAATGTTCTCCCGGACGTTTACCTTCTTTCTTCAGGTTCGACAGTTGTTGATCTGGCTAGGTCGGTTCATACCGAGCTTGCAAAAGGCTTACTTTATGCGATAGATTCAAGGTCGGGCTTGAGGCTTCCTGCAGACTACCAATTAAAGGATAGAGACGTCCTTTCGATAGTTTCAGCATCAAGGAAGAAGTAG
- a CDS encoding exonuclease → MSGCLAELMTLLRNTSITNSNGIIVSTRKRKIYLDPEKPPDSGLSFVSHAHLDHIHSSFDEKRVIASAETVRLAKERGFKIGNYSEEEQDIETFDAGHILGSRAILMENSIFYTGDFALRPRAFLGGGKTAKCEILIMETTFGSPEYLFPPVEKVLEQTNRLIAEMYAKGVPVVLMGYPLGKSQILSHYFSFWDPVYVYESIAKMNSTHTELGVSLGTNFKRYEEAKEKGLLNRKPWILLSPLMSGRSKFAKELKEKYGAVLVAFSGWACRPGYRNAMNVDYAFPVSDHCDFNELLQLVKQCSPRKVITVHGQNEVFAAFLQKQGYDAQPSSALHASMTDFIHED, encoded by the coding sequence TTGAGCGGGTGCCTTGCTGAGCTAATGACGCTTTTACGCAATACTTCGATAACAAACTCAAACGGTATCATCGTATCAACAAGGAAGAGGAAGATCTATCTTGACCCAGAGAAACCACCTGACTCTGGACTGTCATTTGTTTCCCATGCTCATCTGGATCATATACATTCGTCATTTGACGAGAAGCGTGTAATAGCTTCTGCTGAAACTGTTAGACTTGCTAAGGAGAGAGGGTTCAAGATAGGCAATTACAGCGAAGAAGAACAAGACATCGAAACTTTTGATGCGGGGCACATCTTGGGCTCACGTGCAATTCTAATGGAGAATAGCATATTCTATACTGGAGATTTCGCTCTCCGTCCAAGAGCGTTTCTCGGAGGCGGGAAAACAGCAAAATGTGAGATATTGATCATGGAAACCACATTCGGAAGCCCTGAATATCTATTCCCTCCGGTTGAAAAAGTGCTTGAGCAGACCAACAGGCTCATTGCAGAAATGTACGCAAAGGGCGTCCCTGTAGTACTTATGGGATATCCGCTAGGCAAGTCGCAAATTCTTTCACACTATTTTTCTTTTTGGGATCCCGTCTACGTCTATGAATCGATAGCGAAGATGAACAGTACTCATACAGAACTCGGGGTGAGCCTCGGAACCAATTTCAAAAGGTATGAAGAAGCTAAGGAAAAGGGACTGCTGAATCGCAAGCCTTGGATTCTATTATCACCGTTAATGAGTGGCAGGAGCAAATTTGCGAAAGAATTAAAGGAGAAGTACGGCGCAGTTCTGGTTGCCTTTTCAGGCTGGGCATGCAGGCCAGGGTATAGGAATGCCATGAATGTTGATTACGCTTTTCCCGTTAGCGATCACTGTGACTTTAACGAGCTCCTTCAATTGGTAAAACAGTGTTCACCGAGGAAAGTGATTACTGTTCACGGCCAGAATGAAGTTTTTGCAGCGTTCCTCCAAAAGCAGGGCTATGACGCTCAGCCATCTTCAGCCCTCCATGCATCAATGACAGATTTCATACACGAAGACTGA
- the tgtA gene encoding tRNA guanosine(15) transglycosylase TgtA, translating into MRDIFQVDELDLAGRIGKIRTNHGEVQTPALLPVIHPYNQKLPASEIKKIGFQAVMTNAYITMKKFGDEARRKGIHRIIGFDGPVMTDSGGYQVLEYGEVEADPLEMARFEEEIRTDLAIILDTPTGRSGTYEVAEKTVDLTLKACKETLAGLKEKNSLWIGPVQGGMFLDLVGHSAKTISGMDFDMFALGSPTVVMESYNFVLLAKMVLTAKKALPSGKPFHLFGLGHPLPLSLAVALGCDTFDSASYWLYAKDGRYITDLGTRHIEELAYLSCSCPVCSNYTPSEIRESDEKVLLLARHNIHVLWKEVQSTRQAIKEGRLWEYVGSKARSHPNMWSAFNYIAGNWDYLEKFSPFTKDRGVFIASSPDDLRPEVQRYDALFGSIKPRKNLVVLPNNTEKPFLLSPLYLKLDGKEDTLFCAFKVPLGLIPAGISDIYPFSQSVVSEDAFEDVMLMKRVEARLKKQLKALRPNRLLLVIDGRSSGMAKFLQRVLKPTKTIKLEGVKNLKIKEEIG; encoded by the coding sequence ATGCGTGATATATTCCAAGTCGATGAGCTAGACCTAGCTGGGCGTATCGGTAAAATAAGGACAAACCATGGAGAGGTACAGACACCTGCACTACTTCCAGTAATACACCCATATAATCAGAAACTTCCTGCCAGTGAAATCAAGAAGATAGGCTTCCAAGCAGTGATGACCAACGCTTACATAACAATGAAGAAGTTCGGAGACGAGGCTCGAAGGAAGGGCATCCATCGGATAATAGGTTTCGACGGCCCCGTGATGACCGATTCTGGTGGATATCAGGTTCTAGAATACGGGGAGGTTGAAGCAGATCCGCTTGAAATGGCTAGGTTTGAGGAAGAAATCAGAACGGATCTTGCCATAATACTTGACACGCCGACAGGGAGGAGCGGCACGTATGAGGTTGCAGAGAAGACTGTAGATCTGACTCTAAAGGCATGCAAGGAAACTCTTGCTGGACTGAAGGAAAAGAATTCTTTGTGGATAGGGCCTGTGCAGGGAGGAATGTTCCTTGATCTTGTTGGTCATTCAGCCAAAACGATATCCGGAATGGACTTTGACATGTTCGCCCTCGGCAGCCCTACCGTAGTAATGGAATCGTATAATTTCGTCCTTCTTGCAAAGATGGTCTTGACGGCCAAGAAGGCCCTTCCTTCTGGAAAGCCATTCCACCTGTTTGGCTTGGGTCATCCTCTCCCACTCTCTTTAGCCGTGGCACTGGGCTGCGACACCTTCGACTCTGCATCTTACTGGCTATATGCAAAAGACGGGAGGTACATTACCGACCTTGGCACAAGGCATATCGAAGAATTGGCCTATCTATCGTGCAGCTGCCCAGTCTGCTCAAATTATACCCCATCAGAGATTCGAGAGTCCGATGAGAAAGTGCTACTTCTTGCAAGGCACAACATACATGTTCTCTGGAAAGAGGTGCAGTCGACTAGGCAGGCCATCAAGGAGGGGAGATTATGGGAGTATGTAGGCTCGAAGGCAAGGTCGCATCCTAACATGTGGAGCGCCTTCAATTATATTGCAGGGAACTGGGACTATCTTGAGAAGTTCAGTCCCTTTACCAAAGACAGAGGAGTCTTCATTGCATCTTCCCCTGACGATCTCAGGCCTGAAGTTCAGAGGTATGATGCCCTATTTGGAAGCATAAAACCAAGAAAGAATTTGGTCGTGCTTCCCAATAATACAGAGAAACCTTTCCTGCTGTCTCCGCTTTATCTTAAGCTTGATGGCAAGGAAGATACATTATTTTGCGCCTTCAAGGTTCCTCTTGGGCTGATCCCCGCAGGAATTTCTGACATTTACCCGTTTTCGCAGAGCGTGGTTTCCGAGGATGCTTTTGAAGATGTCATGCTGATGAAGAGGGTTGAAGCGAGGCTAAAGAAGCAGCTCAAAGCATTAAGGCCAAATAGACTGCTGCTTGTAATAGACGGCAGAAGTTCTGGTATGGCAAAGTTCCTGCAGAGAGTCTTGAAACCCACCAAAACTATCAAGCTAGAAGGGGTCAAGAATCTTAAGATAAAGGAAGAAATTGGATAA